CAGGACTTTTGATAAAAATGAGAGCTTTGATATTGGACAGTAGTTACCAGGAACAGATGGatcaagattttcttttttgatgAGAGGGTGAATGATGGCATGTTTAAAGCCTTCAGACAGCAGCCCCCCTCCCCGTGGTTATGCTCGAGTAgaccggagttttaaaacagatgTCCACTCACAAAACCAGTgcggagtaaaaaaaaatatttggtttAGTTTAGAAAAAGATTGTAGTTTTGGTTAAGATAACCACATATAGGACGTAAACTTACGTTCTTTGTGTCATTAGGTAAAGTACCTGTGTAAAGTACTTTGCATAATTAGGTAAAGTAGATAAAGTCACATCACtacgttgacttttggtttcacatgggataTAAACAGGGATCTCCTGGTGAAAAGTCCGTGTTTGTGTGACCAATCTACCACACCATTTGTCCATGATTTGGGACTATCGACTAGGTCCACTAAGAATATTCTTAGTCGTAGTCGCAGCCCTAGTAATCACGAACATGGATTTTACCAATTTATAACCGAAATTTGAGATAAATTTATGTTTTGAGTGCATGAAAAAAGCCAGAGTTCTTTaacctaaataaaataaagtgtcaACTTGCAGTGAATGATAGCATTAATGTTAGTTAATTAAGGAAATCAAGGGACATTAATTCATTTGTGACACTCTTTTTAAATGATATACTTTTTCATCTTTGGGTTCGAGGGAaggtatcttttttttttccaagtcaAAGGGCTCAAGTCCCAGTCATTGGCGTTAAAGTCCAAGTTGAATTGCAagtcgttttttattttgtcaggtCTTAAGTTAACAAATTTGTGACTGGAGTCTGACTTGAGTCTACGtattgtgactcaagtccacacctctgcgaTTAAGTGTTTGTTTAAGACCTCTCAGCAGTTCCCAGAAGTCATTTCTCAATGTCTTCAGCCTCTAGCTCTGACAGAACAGGGGACTTTTGTCCTGAGAACAGACGAGTAACACCAGGGATACTTTGTCACTCTTTCTCAGAGCAGATGTTTTGACATGTCATGGGAAAAAAGAATGTTTAAACAATGACATCAACTATCTATTGACACATTCCATTTAAACATGACCGTTTGGGACCTGATGACTAACTGACATCCTGGAGTCAGTATTTTTGTTCCTTGTATACTTTTCATTGTATGAAGAGTCAATATGTTGAAACTATTTTTCCAACAGAATTTCCTCATGATAATGTCAGTGTGCCTTGGCTGAGTGCTGAACATGAGCTAAACAGAGCTGCTGAGCCTAAAACTGTGTCAACAAATAGCCAGATTATTTGATGATGCAATAAGTGATAAGAACTATAGCTAAAAGCCTCAGGCTCATAGCAAAAATTCCTACTGATATAATAAGTTAAACAAATACAGCATGGACCAGGACAGAGGCagaaaatggatagatggatcaACCAAGTAAAAATAATTAATCACTAAAGTTCATTGAGGTTTTCATTGAAATCAACACTTGCCCATGATGAGCCAATGAGCTTCCTGCTACTATAGTTAGCAGCAGAGACAGTGTTTGCTGCAGGTCTCATGGTGCTGACTGAAACTCCACTAAAAAGGATCTGACAGCTTCCAACATGCACAATCCAGTGACGCAACAATCCAACTTAATTACAGATAATAACGTCTCCCTACAGCCTGTAATGACACACAGGAATATTTTAATACCTCAAAAAGTCTCTTTTTAAGTGGAAGTTATGCTTCTTTCCAGGTCATGTGTTTTGCAGGTTGActtgactttgtttttcttaatgttCTGTGGCTGTTTTTATATGCAACAGGGACTTTATTgctgtctcgtttgaggacattgggactttattgcagtctcgtttgaggacatcgggactttattgtcgtctcctttgaggacattgggactttattgtcgtctcctttgaggacattgggactttattgtcgtcttgtttgaggacattgggatttTATTGTCGTCTTGTTTAAGGACATTGGAACTTTATCATTGTctaatttgaggacattgggactttattgtcgtcttgtttgaggacattgggactttattgtcgtcttgtttgaggacattgggatttTATTGTCGTCTTGTTTAAGGACATTGGAACTTTATCATTGTctaatttgaggacattgggacaatATTTACCTTCTTATACATATCAGGTCCTATTGATCTCAAATAGGCTACCTAGGAGAAATTTAAAATGCAAACCAAACTAAAGTCCTGGTCTCAGGAGGACATGATATTTATCTGAACCATACCACTACAGTCTAATTGGACATTacatttagttttgctgctctCAGGTGTTTATTGTCCACATTAAATCCCTGGTGCAGACTGGTTGGAAGCTGCGTCCTCAGGTGAGAACACCTTTGCTCCTGCACCGACAGTAAACCCTGCTTGACTTTCCCAGCCTGCACCTGCAGCACACGGGTCCTGTCACAACCCATTACAGTCTCCCGGTCTGTGCGGCGCACTCATCGCTGATGGGATTAACGGCAAAAGTCGAGAGCCGAGCATGTTGCAACGTGCCGTGCCAGCGCACCTGATGCGCCCCGGGGTGTGAGGATACAAGGCCGGGGTAGTACTCTGCAGACacggggaggaggggagggggcggGACCGGAGGATGTGACGTGCTGCTCGGAGAGGAGATTGTACCATATCCCGTAAACACCGCCCGTTAACGCTGATGTTTGGTGAGGATTATTACAAGTAGCGTGATGGCCAACTGCGAGTGAATGCAGCCGGATAGAGACAGTGTCAATACAGGCCCAACAATCCTCCGCTGAGCTGCACAGAAACCATGGATCTAACTTTTGTATTGTCAGCTGCGATCTTCACGCTTCTCGCTATTGTGGTCGCCACGTCGGTATTTAACGGCTCCTCGCCGACAGCCGACTTTGCAAATTATTTCGGACACAGAGGAGACGGTGGGGATCACCTGGGGCCGAAGCAAAATGGCTATTTACcggacaagaagaagaagaagaagaaggcggAGGACGACTGGTGTGAGATGAGCGTGAGCTCACACGATCACTGGGATGTAGTGAAATCTGTGCTCTCAGTAAGTCAGCTGTAATCTGCCTGTCATCACACagagctgtttgtttttccctcaTGTCATTCCCTGTTGATCTTTTACTGACTTCTCCCCCTCAGATACACTTTACATATCCAGTCAGAGGTGGAAGTATGGAGGCAAACAAGAGACAAAAGTATTTAGATTCTTTAACAACCACTGAATATTTAACGTTGACATTTAAACACCACTGAATTCATTTTAATGTTACTTTGGAAACCATGAATTTACCTCTTTGAGATTAAAATAtgactatttttttatttgcagtttCAAAAGCTAAATTTGGATTGATGTTTGTCAGTGTTAGAAAATTCAAATCCTGAATTTCAAGAAGTAGATTCAGGTTGCTGACATTTGATCGGTATCGGTATATATTTTTCTTGTTCataaattcagattcagaattttgaaaaaaaattgaataaatttgattaatgttgtatttgatttattttcaacttgaattttTATATCTGAATTTGACCAGTCAAATGTGAACAATCTGAATCTACCTTTTTGAAATTTGGGATTTGAATTTATAAACACAACCATTTGTCTTAATTTATCTTTTGAAACTGCAAATTAAGAAATATCAAAATCAGCTCCAgaaattcttttttaaaattttatttatttgaaattcTGAAAGTTGAATTTATGGTTCTGAATTTatgaacacaaagaaaaactATATGATgttatatttgattttctttttacttgaaTTTTTATATCAGAACTTGACCTATCAAATTTGAGGAACCCACATCTACTTTTTGAAATTCTGGATCCAAATTTACAAATATTGACAAATATATGTCTATCCAAATTAAGCTTTTGAAACTGCAAATTAGGAAATGTGAATTTCAGATCCAGAAAttcaattgttttttgttttttttaattctgaaaGTTGAATTTATGGATCTGAATTtctaaacacaaagaaaaatatgatgttctatctttttttctcttttatctgAATTTTTGGTCAAATCAGAACTTGAGCAACCTGAATCTACTTTTGAACCTAAGAAATGTTAAATTCAGCTCcagaaattctttttttttttttttgtggaaattTTGAAAGTTGAATTTATGGATCTGAATTTATGAACACTGATAAAAGAATGTATGTTCtagtaggtttttttttgtttgtgtttttgttttttcaacttgaatttTGATATTGGATTTTGACCAATGAGATTTGAGCAACCTGAATCTACTCTTtgaaattcttcttttttttccttttttttcttttttctactcTTTGAAATTCTGAAACATGAATTGTTGGATCCTAATTTGCAAACAGTGACAAGTATATATCCTAATTAAGcttctgaaactgaaaatagaaaaaaacatccttttaaTTTTAGAGTTGAATTCAGAACCAATACATTCATATGGTTTTccatcagtttttaaaaaaagaaatcaacattAAATATTGAgtggtttttaaaaattaaaatactttTGTCATGTATTTGCCTCCATATAAAAGAGGCACTCAAAGCCTTTTAGTAATAGTAGCTTTGTAACAATGGGAAATATATTCCTTAACAAGTAAAGCTGAATTATAATTTGAATTAACTGAAGCATAATGTAATCAGGTATCACAATTAAAGTTTGTACTTAAGCAGGCGTGGCTAAGTTGGCTGTTTTGGTGCTCCCTCCAGTACTTGATGTTCTATGCACAGCGCTTGATGCATCTGTTCATAGCAACGGTGCTTTTGATACCACAATAAAATACtcagttacaagtaaaagtcctgcagtcGGAGGTATCATCAGAAAAATACACTTAAGAATCAAAAGTAAAATTACCATTTTGATTAACGATTGATGTTTTATCACATATACACTATTGCCACTGATGCATTAGCATGTCAGCGCAATTTCAATGGCGTAGCAGGTCCAGTTGAAGCTAAttttaactgctttatttatatacagtGGGGTGTTTTAGTGTGCTGTATTTTATGAAATGTTcatatattttgtgtatttatagCTGCAaagattaattgattgattgatggacAACAAAATGAATCAGCAAGATTTTTTACAAGGGTTACTTAGgtaatttttatatttgtttttgaagCTAAATGGCAAAATGCGCTGTTTCCAGCCACTTAAATGGGAATATGTTTACAGTTTTGTTACTTTTCTTTAATAGTAAATGTCTTCAGGTTTTGGACAgttgacaaaaaaagacacatggAGACGTCACATTGGACTTCGGGAAACTGGGCTGTGctattattttgtagacaagATTGttcgattaatcaagaaaatatcagtgattaaaaaataaaattattagcCAGGTAGCTACAGCCCTCTTTATGTCAAATAGATgtaagtaaaaagtacagtatttccctgTGATTTGCAGCGGAATAAAAGAATGAAGTAACATacaatggaaatactcaagtaaagtactaGTACCTTGAAATGGTACCAGATCACAGTTCTTGAGTGAATAGGATTTATTTCAGGGAAGCAAATAAAAGACATaagtattttaattttcaaaggCATTTAATACTTGATATTAAAATTGAAACACCCCTAAAATCAGAGCATTGAATAGTTTCACTTTGAAAAACAGTGTATCCAAAATGTGTTTGTTCTGAATTCACCTCTTTGAAATCAAATTTGAATTTTCTTAGCGTACAATGTCAGAAGCTAAATTTgaacatctatctatctatctatctatctatctatctatatacacacatacccatatatatttttatgattttcacaaattcaaaaaatgtcagtgttcagaattaaaaaaaaaaaaaaaaatgtgttttgagcAATCTGCATCATAATTTTTTTGAATTCTGAAACTTGAATTTTTGGATCAGAatttgtgaaattaaaaaaatatattcaaattcatcctttaaaatcataaaactagaagttttattatttaatttcaaaatTCAATTTAGATTTTTTGAATTCAcgacaacaaataaaaataaagatttcaATGCAATCACCTCAGTGGTGTTTaaattttcagttttcagtggcTGTTAGCATTAAATTACTTCCGTAGGACTCACCTTTGCGGACTTTTCTAGTAAATGACATCACTCTCACCTTTCTTGGTGTGCAAAGAAATAACAAGCACTGAGAGGCCAACAGTAGGAGAACCTCAACAACATAAACTTAACGGTCATTTGTTGTGTCTTTTAGCCTGAACTGGTATCGATACATAAAATAAGCAACATGGCCTCACTCTTATTTTGAACTTGTAGTTTTGCGAAAGGAGAAGTGGCAGGATGAGCCTCCTCACACCTCTCAGGTAGCTGTCAGGATCTGTTTTGTTAGCCTGTTAAATGCCTGTTGGGGATATCTGGATGTCTGCCTGTAGAGAGGTCAAATCAGCACCCAGGGGAGCAAAGAATGAATCGATAACCTGACACCTGCACCAAGTGTAGGCCAGATCAGCATCCAGGAGAGGTGAGGAATCCAGGTAACACAAGGAGTTTAACTGATTTGTTTGGAGCTATATCTCTACAGCAGGGGCCTGACTGCAAGAACACAAGTGTACACAGATATTTCATACGTTACAAAAAACATTCATGCATTGCTCAagtgttggggaaaaaaaattatgatTTGATTCCGCTCATCTGACCCCTTAATTCTCTGACAGGAGGAGGCACATCCTCACCCTCACACTGAAGAACTGGCAACACCAGTTGAGCACTCCTCCTCCACATCTAGCCTGTCCGTCCCCAGGCCTGGATGTAGGCGCATGAGCTTAGAAGTAGACTCGTCGTCCGAGGCCTCGTCGGGGGCGAGTCGTAGGTCATTCATCGGGCTCTCTGATAAGGAACTCCTAAAGTGTGCTTTCTCACACCCCCAGACTGAAGGAGCCACAGAGAGCCCAGGGATCAATGGTGAGCACTTTTACCCACTTTGAAATAATTCAATATTCAAATAACACTGCTTCTTTCTTCAAAAGAAAAGTTTGGTTTAGTTTTGTAATCAGAGTCTATTCTGTTTCTGTAGATAAAATGGGAACAAACGATTCCTTGAAGTACGTCCCTGGAAAGGCGCGATCCCACCATCTGCAAATGATGATGTCTgctgaggagctggaggaggagcagaggtcAGTGAAAACTACCAATCCCGCTGCCGTTTTCTGATAATGGCACccttttttaaagagtttagTAGTATGGAAGCAAGTGTTAGACCtaagtattttaattttaacaacTCCTGAATACTTCAAACTGAAATTTAAACACCACTGAACTCGtagcattaaaatattttaaagcaaATCATACTGATGCAAGTGAAGGATTtttcacaacctggcaacccaaagGTAAAGTGAAATTGTTTATTTGTAGCAAATGCTGCCTTCAAATGGGCTCGTTTTTACGGCGTTCACAACTTGTCCATACAAACTAGTCATGATATTCATGACCTTGTTGTTACTGAACCTCTTTCTTTGTCGTTATGACTTTGCATTTACTGTATAGCCTGATAAATTGTTATCCTCGGTGGCTTCTAGATGCTGACAATGGCGTCCATGTTGCTGCTGCCTAGCGACGGCGTTCTCACAACTTAAACAGCTAACCACTAACAGTTGTTGACTAGCTAACGGTTAACAGTTGGTGACATTACTGttagctaaaagcacacagcttaaaCAAACTGAATTTAATAAGTTTACCTGAAAACGGTCCATCAGCGTGAAATATATCAAACGGCAGTGAATCATCTCAAGGattagatttaaaaataataataataataataacaatctcTGGGTCCATGATTTAGGGCTAGCTAACTTGCTAGCTTACTCCTTCTTTCATCAAGCGATGGTGATGAAACCACGAAATCCTCCGCAGACCAGACCGTCCAATTTCGGAGACCGTCCAGTTTGGCTGATGTGGCCTTCAAAGGACGTAGCCGACATAGACCACGAAGGCCACGTCCTTCAacggctgcagcccctgaattgagacgCAGCTATTGTATACACGACTTCCTGTGTTGTAACCACGAGCTCACAAGTTCCATCTGTAGGCAGCAGTAAAACAATCACAGTACGATGTGTACTGAAATTCTTTTGTGTCCAGCTCCAGAAACGACAAATAGAAAGAACAGAAAAGAAATAGCTCTATAAATtttgataaaaaatatatttaaaataagagtgtattttaaagaaatgaaacaGGAGGACTAAGAGTGAgtttcagaaaaaaattaaacaaagctTGTTCTTAACTGATCAAAGAAGCATCAGTAAACAATGTATGAACCATTAATAAAGGCTTTATAAAGGGTGCCATATGGAAAAAGTGCCCGACTATGTCACAATACAGAAAATACACCTTTACTTGTGGTTTCTGAGTTTGATGTCTCCTCCTGTTCTCCCCAAAACAAGATCCTTTGCTAACGTTTTACATAAAATcaactgttttcattccttcCAACCACATTTACATGACGTCCCCTTGTTTCCACATAGCTGCTCTGCCCTCAGTCCACTGTCGTCCCTTCGTCTTCCTCCCCCTAATCCCTCTACGCTGTCTtcacgtgtgtttgtgtgtcgtTGGCGTTTCACTCCACGTTTAGCTGCTGTATCAGCCCTCCTCTTTAGGCTAGACTGAGTAAGGCCAGATTGAGTCTGTGCCAGGCATTAGCTGGAGGATGAAAGACACGAGACTTAGAGAAACCACTAGAAGTGTTTGTTGGCTGCAGCTGGGGgatgaaacaggaaacaggggAGCGCTCACAGACGAGTTTTTTCCCTGTAACGTATCTGCATGCCCTGCTCTTATCATTGCAGGATACACTCCAACGCAGACTTTAACTGTCTGTGAGCCTGAACACGGAGGTAAAGTATGAGTTACTCTCACCCGTTCATCTCAGGGAGGTCACTTTCTGGCCATTGTGTGAAAACTACTTCAAAGCCGTTTTGCATTCTCAGTGATTTTGGCCTCATCGGGCTTTATCCTCAAGTGGCCACGAAGCGACTGATACACATCCCACGTACCCACCCACCCCCTGCTGCCCCTATTATTCCACATTAGACGTGCGATTCTCAGGTGTCACAGCAGGTGTTGATTGTGTCTCCTGTCGTCAGCTCTGACCGAAGAGTGTTAGTTAATCCTCTCAGGACTCTCCTCTGCTCCGCCACAAGGAGGACTCAGTGTAACACAACACTGGGACTTGTGCTGACACCACAGGCGCTTCTAAAACTGTTCAGTCACACTGCAATACAGAGTGTTTATGCTTCAATGAGAGATATATATCTTGTAAAATTTGATGTCAGGAGGGCAAACAGCCAGGGTTATATTCATGTCAGACCACTGACAATTACAGCACTGATAAAGGAGCCGTATCATTCACTCATATCAGATTATTGCTGGTCATAAAGATCGTGTTGGTCAGCATTTCATGTGGCATCTGTCACggtgtgttgtttttctgcacATGTGTGAATGATTAACTTTGAGGTAAGATAAGCCTAGATTCATCCTCAGGATGGGGCTttggttgttgcagcagcacaagACAGAAATAAATAGGACAAGTAAGTACTAAATAATAAGAGTcatgaaaaaagtaaaagtataaacTATAGAAGAACAATTCAAGACAAAATTACAAGGCAAAAGTTACTGTGGTGTGATTAATAGCAGCAGTGTGCCGTATGAaaacagtgtatatatatatatcatgatTGATTATATATTGTAGTTGTAATATTATTAAGTCCTCAGTGTTTGTCCGTATTAATATGGAAATCTACTAGAAGCATAACATggtatatcctcctgagaccaggactttgtttggtttgcattttttatttctcctagcttttgggatcagtaggacctgatgagtataaaaaactaaacatagccaacaacaataaagtcctaatgtcctcaaacgagtacttcctcaTTAACAGCGTCTcatcttgttactgttgctaaaattgggcaaatttgttgccatatcaaactacaaaacattattaatcataaataaacaagtttcaggttttgtccacttttgtgtcgggaccagctgcagactgacttggcagagatggctgccatcttgtttctacatggattagtgtattgtgctctgactaccactagatggcacaaagaaGGGTtcacgaacgaggacaacaggtctgagttaagtagaatgaagtaataggtccagtaaacccaaaatgtgatgtccacatatgaggacacagggtctcaggatgATGTAATgcaatacaacaacaaacaaacaaacaatttaaCAATTAACAACAATTAACGTCATATAGTCTAATATATGGCATATAATATACAGGTATTAATGGACTACAAGTTACTAAATTATgtgtttaaaatacaaaatatgagtaACTGTAacagttacattttaaataGGTGGTATTCTGTATACAGTCACTGTCTTTAAAAATAGATTACTTGAAAgcctacttgctgttggctataaTGGATGTCATTCCTAGTAAATAACACAATATAAGAACTATACCTTATGCCTCCGCGCTGGCGAAagccgtggccagaggcattatatATCCAGTTGTCAGCCTGTCTGTCTTCTCCTGAAtgggatatctcaagaacacctttaggggatttcttcagatttggcacacaCGTCCACTTGggctcaatgatgaactgattagaatttggtggtcgaaggtcaaaggttactgtgaccttgcgtctatctcattctcatgaagataatatctcaagaag
The nucleotide sequence above comes from Epinephelus lanceolatus isolate andai-2023 chromosome 21, ASM4190304v1, whole genome shotgun sequence. Encoded proteins:
- the mxra7 gene encoding matrix-remodeling-associated protein 7 isoform X1, translated to MDLTFVLSAAIFTLLAIVVATSVFNGSSPTADFANYFGHRGDGGDHLGPKQNGYLPDKKKKKKKAEDDWCEMSVSSHDHWDVVKSVLSEEAHPHPHTEELATPVEHSSSTSSLSVPRPGCRRMSLEVDSSSEASSGASRRSFIGLSDKELLKCAFSHPQTEGATESPGINDKMGTNDSLKYVPGKARSHHLQMMMSAEELEEEQRVQREQVAAIFQLLKDNQETFGDVSEGDMEEQLRLYSI
- the mxra7 gene encoding matrix-remodeling-associated protein 7 isoform X2 produces the protein MDLTFVLSAAIFTLLAIVVATSVFNGSSPTADFANYFGHRGDGGDHLGPKQNGYLPDKKKKKKKAEDDWCEMSVSSHDHWDVVKSVLSEEAHPHPHTEELATPVEHSSSTSSLSVPRPGCRRMSLETEGATESPGINDKMGTNDSLKYVPGKARSHHLQMMMSAEELEEEQRVQREQVAAIFQLLKDNQETFGDVSEGDMEEQLRLYSI
- the mxra7 gene encoding matrix-remodeling-associated protein 7 isoform X3, producing MDLTFVLSAAIFTLLAIVVATSVFNGSSPTADFANYFGHRGDGGDHLGPKQNGYLPDKKKKKKKAEDDWCEMSVSSHDHWDVVKSVLSTEGATESPGINDKMGTNDSLKYVPGKARSHHLQMMMSAEELEEEQRVQREQVAAIFQLLKDNQETFGDVSEGDMEEQLRLYSI